A region of Nitrospiria bacterium DNA encodes the following proteins:
- a CDS encoding peptidylprolyl isomerase has translation MRWILGSLLIVSPFFLGVAWSASGEEAKPTTVSAGKVVSIEYTLKLEDQSTVDSNVGGEPLRFIQGEHQIIPGLETALEGLKVGDTKSVRVKPADGYGEVDPKAMEEIEKSRIPPEALVIGTPLEGNDPSGRPIHATVREIKEKTVVLDLNHPLAGKTLLFDVKILAIEAQVKPEAPEHPNNESGSGQDPSKSSR, from the coding sequence ATGAGATGGATTTTAGGTTCGTTATTGATCGTTTCCCCGTTCTTTCTTGGTGTCGCCTGGAGCGCGTCCGGGGAGGAAGCCAAACCCACGACGGTTTCGGCCGGGAAAGTGGTCTCGATCGAATATACGCTGAAACTGGAAGATCAATCCACGGTCGATTCCAATGTGGGGGGCGAGCCGCTCCGATTTATTCAAGGGGAACACCAGATTATTCCCGGTCTCGAGACGGCTCTGGAAGGGCTCAAAGTGGGCGACACAAAGTCGGTCAGGGTCAAGCCGGCGGACGGCTACGGAGAGGTGGATCCCAAGGCCATGGAGGAAATTGAAAAGTCCCGGATCCCGCCGGAGGCCTTGGTGATCGGAACCCCGCTTGAAGGAAACGACCCTTCGGGCCGCCCGATCCATGCGACGGTGCGCGAGATCAAGGAGAAAACGGTGGTGCTCGATCTGAATCATCCGCTGGCCGGCAAAACGCTTCTGTTCGATGTTAAAATTCTGGCCATCGAGGCTCAGGTCAAACCGGAAGCTCCCGAACATCCCAATAACGAAAGCGGGTCGGGGCAAGACCCTTCAAAGTCTTCCCGTTGA
- a CDS encoding ATP-dependent Clp protease adaptor ClpS, translating to MSTITAPGTLQETDEAVRDQTIPPYKVIFLNDDVTTMDFVIYVLITIFKKDPSTAVELMLETHNTGAAVVDVLPLEEAELRQHQTLEAARSAGFPLRCVIEPA from the coding sequence ATGTCTACGATCACCGCACCCGGCACCCTTCAGGAAACGGACGAAGCCGTCCGTGATCAGACGATACCCCCTTATAAAGTGATCTTTCTGAACGACGACGTAACGACGATGGATTTTGTCATTTATGTCCTGATCACGATCTTCAAAAAGGATCCCTCCACGGCCGTCGAGCTGATGCTCGAGACCCACAACACCGGAGCGGCCGTCGTGGACGTGCTGCCGCTCGAGGAAGCCGAGCTGCGACAGCACCAGACCCTCGAAGCCGCCCGCTCGGCCGGTTTTCCCCTCCGTTGCGTCATCGAACCGGCCTAA
- a CDS encoding methyltransferase domain-containing protein: protein MDTEKVTKVYSVYSGFYDLLFGKIFHHSRAAAIDLLGLKSGDRVLEVGVGTGLSLPLYPRNCSVIGIDLTGPMLSQGAKKIKRLGLEHIYLQQMDATHMAFRDNLFDAVVAAYVMSTVPRPQAVLGEMIRVCRPGGRIVLLNHFSNGNPLVSRVERTISPLCTWIGFRSDLSLESLLDQTCLDVEHNLKVNPFNYWHIVQCVNRKPANGASYKAWAHLKSMKSN, encoded by the coding sequence ATGGATACGGAGAAAGTCACAAAAGTTTATTCCGTTTATTCCGGCTTCTACGATCTTCTTTTCGGCAAGATTTTTCATCATTCCCGCGCCGCCGCGATCGATCTGCTGGGATTAAAATCGGGCGACCGCGTGCTGGAAGTCGGCGTGGGCACCGGCCTTTCCCTTCCTCTCTATCCCCGGAATTGTTCCGTCATCGGGATTGATCTGACCGGGCCGATGCTTTCGCAGGGAGCCAAGAAGATCAAGCGGCTCGGGCTGGAACATATTTATCTGCAACAGATGGATGCGACCCACATGGCCTTCCGGGACAACCTTTTTGACGCCGTCGTGGCGGCGTATGTGATGAGCACCGTCCCGCGTCCGCAGGCCGTGCTGGGCGAGATGATCCGCGTCTGCCGCCCCGGCGGTCGGATCGTGCTGCTGAACCACTTTTCCAATGGAAACCCGCTCGTCTCCCGCGTCGAGAGAACGATCTCGCCGCTGTGCACCTGGATCGGCTTCCGGTCGGACCTCTCCCTTGAATCGCTCCTGGATCAAACCTGTCTTGACGTGGAACATAATCTCAAAGTCAATCCGTTCAACTACTGGCATATCGTTCAGTGCGTCAACCGTAAACCGGCCAACGGCGCTTCCTACAAGGCATGGGCCCACTTGAAATCCATGAAATCCAATTGA
- a CDS encoding MFS transporter — MKRSLLIRPGDLNAFFGLMLDNVTQLVILSGILIGVFGFPKELVLYRIVPGSVVGVLIGDLVYSYMALRLARKTGRSDVTAMPLGIDTISLFAFSFGIIGPAFAATKDPDAAWRIATAAIVVAGAVKIPLAFLTPHLRRLVPRAGLLGPIAGIAILMIGFFPLLKVFHQPIVGFLSLVIILTGLIGRVRLPFGIPAAFAGVAVGMAVYYSLSAAGLIVPDVRTGTGAEWHVALPWPTAGFIRGLAGLGPYLALVLPFALTIVIGGVDVTESAAAGGDEYNARDIVLTDGISTLIGGLCGGVLQTTPYIGQPAYKDMGAGAGYTTATAVFVGLGGMLGYLAWIVNLIPEAAVAPILVFIGLEILAQAFSATPTAHHKAVAIAFLPAVAYLVLIQVNSALTGAGSSMDRLTGDAAATFQAVTLLANGFIISSLIWAAALSKIIDRRFASAAGFLSAGAIATLFGVIHSPFPDGRLYWPWAIGSSVPMTLAAAYLLSAGLLLAIGRFHATDKDAST; from the coding sequence ATGAAGCGTTCCCTGTTGATCCGGCCGGGCGACTTAAACGCCTTTTTCGGCCTGATGCTGGACAACGTCACCCAGCTGGTCATCCTGAGCGGCATCCTGATCGGCGTGTTCGGTTTTCCGAAGGAGCTGGTCCTGTACAGGATCGTTCCGGGATCGGTGGTCGGCGTTCTGATCGGCGATCTGGTCTATTCGTACATGGCGCTTCGCCTGGCCCGGAAGACCGGACGTTCGGACGTCACCGCGATGCCGCTCGGGATCGACACCATCTCGCTCTTCGCCTTCTCGTTCGGGATCATCGGGCCGGCCTTTGCGGCCACCAAGGACCCCGATGCGGCCTGGCGGATCGCCACGGCGGCGATCGTCGTCGCGGGAGCGGTCAAAATACCGCTGGCCTTTCTGACCCCCCATCTCCGACGGCTGGTTCCCCGGGCCGGCCTCCTGGGCCCGATCGCGGGCATCGCCATCCTTATGATCGGTTTTTTCCCGCTGCTCAAGGTGTTTCACCAACCGATCGTCGGTTTTCTGTCCCTGGTGATCATCCTGACCGGTTTGATCGGACGGGTGCGGCTGCCCTTCGGCATCCCCGCGGCGTTTGCGGGCGTCGCGGTCGGCATGGCGGTCTATTATTCGCTCTCGGCGGCGGGCCTGATCGTTCCGGATGTCCGGACCGGCACGGGCGCCGAGTGGCACGTCGCGCTGCCGTGGCCGACGGCCGGATTCATCCGGGGATTGGCCGGGCTGGGACCGTATCTGGCCCTCGTGCTTCCCTTCGCGTTGACCATCGTGATCGGCGGCGTCGACGTCACCGAGAGCGCCGCGGCCGGCGGGGATGAATACAACGCGCGGGACATCGTGCTGACGGACGGCATTTCCACGTTGATCGGCGGACTGTGCGGCGGCGTGCTTCAGACCACGCCGTACATCGGGCAGCCGGCTTACAAGGACATGGGCGCGGGCGCGGGCTACACGACGGCCACCGCTGTGTTTGTCGGACTGGGCGGGATGCTGGGCTACCTGGCCTGGATCGTGAACCTCATTCCGGAGGCGGCCGTCGCGCCGATTCTGGTTTTCATCGGTCTTGAAATCCTGGCGCAGGCCTTCTCCGCCACGCCGACGGCTCATCACAAGGCCGTGGCGATCGCCTTTCTCCCGGCCGTCGCCTACCTCGTCCTGATCCAGGTCAACTCCGCCCTGACCGGCGCCGGAAGCTCGATGGATCGGCTTACCGGCGACGCGGCCGCGACCTTTCAAGCCGTCACGCTTCTGGCCAACGGCTTTATCATTTCCTCCCTGATCTGGGCCGCGGCCTTGAGCAAAATCATCGACCGCCGGTTTGCATCCGCGGCCGGGTTTCTCTCCGCGGGCGCAATCGCGACGCTGTTCGGCGTGATCCACTCCCCGTTTCCGGACGGCCGCCTCTACTGGCCGTGGGCCATCGGATCCAGCGTCCCCATGACGCTCGCCGCGGCCTATCTCCTCTCGGCGGGCTTGCTGCTGGCCATCGGCAGATTCCATGCAACGGACAAGGACGCATCGACTTAA
- a CDS encoding DUF481 domain-containing protein: MKRIVSSILMLHLVAVFAAQARADEPPPPWKGSMELSYLQTSGNTSSQTFSGGLKIERNLSFAKLTLEGGALYGKKEDVTSDESWFGSLKYDQNLTDRFYLFLLDKTERDTLKGIEFRYTHQGGLGYYLIKTEGDSLKLEAGGGYIHEDQVDPFPDRGFPNARAFAGYTHNFSKTSRFDEWVEYLPDLNKTKDYVINEETALITNLKGNLALKVSFDVAFDNLPPPGFQKSDRLFKTALLYTF; this comes from the coding sequence ATGAAACGGATCGTCTCTTCTATTTTGATGCTTCACCTCGTGGCAGTATTCGCCGCCCAGGCCCGGGCGGACGAACCCCCGCCGCCGTGGAAAGGCAGCATGGAGCTGTCCTATTTGCAAACCTCCGGCAATACCTCGTCTCAGACGTTTTCGGGCGGGCTGAAGATTGAACGGAACCTCTCCTTCGCCAAGCTGACCTTGGAAGGCGGCGCCCTGTACGGAAAGAAGGAAGATGTCACGTCGGATGAAAGCTGGTTCGGATCGCTCAAATACGATCAGAACCTCACCGATCGGTTTTATCTGTTTCTCCTGGACAAGACCGAACGAGACACGCTCAAGGGGATCGAGTTTAGGTATACGCATCAGGGCGGTCTTGGATACTATCTCATTAAAACGGAGGGGGACAGCCTGAAGCTGGAGGCTGGCGGCGGGTATATCCACGAAGACCAGGTCGATCCGTTCCCGGATCGGGGTTTCCCGAACGCGCGCGCTTTTGCCGGGTATACCCACAATTTCTCCAAGACGAGCCGCTTCGATGAATGGGTGGAATATCTGCCCGACCTGAATAAGACTAAAGATTATGTGATCAACGAAGAAACGGCGTTGATTACAAATCTGAAGGGTAATTTGGCCCTGAAAGTTTCATTCGATGTGGCCTTCGACAATCTTCCGCCGCCCGGTTTTCAGAAAAGCGACCGGCTGTTTAAGACGGCGTTGCTGTATACGTTTTAA
- the mscL gene encoding large conductance mechanosensitive channel protein MscL, giving the protein MLKEFKEFAMRGNVMDMAVGIIIGGAFGKIISSLVNDILMPPIGLLLGNVDFSGLFLNLSQRSYTTLAEAKAAGGATINYGVFINTVIDFLIVAFVIFMLIRQMNRLKREPAAQPAGPTTRDCPHCFSVISIKATRCPHCTAQVERVKSS; this is encoded by the coding sequence ATGCTGAAAGAGTTTAAGGAATTCGCGATGCGCGGGAACGTTATGGACATGGCCGTCGGGATCATCATCGGCGGAGCCTTCGGAAAGATCATCAGCTCGCTGGTCAATGATATCTTAATGCCGCCGATCGGGCTCCTGCTCGGCAATGTGGATTTTTCCGGATTGTTTCTGAATTTATCCCAACGATCGTATACGACGCTGGCCGAGGCGAAGGCGGCCGGCGGCGCAACCATCAATTACGGGGTGTTCATCAATACCGTGATCGATTTTCTCATCGTCGCGTTTGTCATCTTTATGTTGATCCGCCAGATGAACCGATTGAAGCGAGAGCCGGCCGCGCAACCTGCCGGGCCGACTACGCGGGATTGCCCCCATTGTTTCTCGGTTATTTCGATCAAGGCGACCCGTTGTCCCCATTGCACGGCTCAAGTGGAAAGAGTGAAGTCGTCCTAA
- a CDS encoding tRNA (adenine-N1)-methyltransferase: MSDFLPGNRIHLVSRKGRRYSIVLQKGGVFQFSGERLSHDDLIGQPEGVSVRTSRGTQFIALRPTLAEYVLKMTRGAQVIYPKDLGLILMWADIYPGAKVLEAGIGSGALTMALLRSVGEKGSVVSYEVREDFARRAEENVNQFLGPVSNLVVRLKNIYEGIEDGPVDRLVLDLPEPWQVVPHAVTALRPGGVFLCLLPTVPQVQQVVAALRAEKAFGFIETFETLLRTWNIEGRSVRPDHRMVAHSAFLTVARRIIPQETN, encoded by the coding sequence ATGAGCGATTTTCTTCCCGGTAACCGCATTCACCTCGTCAGCCGTAAAGGCCGGCGGTACAGCATCGTTTTGCAAAAGGGCGGCGTCTTCCAGTTCAGCGGCGAGCGGCTTTCACATGACGATCTCATCGGTCAGCCCGAGGGCGTTTCGGTCCGAACCTCCCGCGGAACGCAGTTCATCGCCCTTCGGCCCACGCTGGCGGAATACGTCCTTAAAATGACGCGCGGCGCGCAGGTGATCTACCCCAAAGACCTCGGTCTGATCTTGATGTGGGCCGACATCTATCCCGGCGCGAAGGTGCTCGAGGCCGGAATCGGCTCCGGGGCGCTGACGATGGCGCTGCTCCGCTCGGTGGGAGAAAAGGGCAGCGTGGTCTCGTACGAAGTCCGGGAGGATTTCGCGAGGCGGGCCGAAGAAAATGTCAACCAGTTCTTGGGGCCGGTCTCGAACCTGGTCGTGCGACTGAAAAATATTTACGAAGGCATCGAGGACGGGCCGGTGGACCGTTTGGTGCTGGATTTGCCGGAACCCTGGCAGGTCGTCCCGCATGCCGTCACGGCGCTTCGGCCCGGAGGGGTTTTTCTCTGTTTGCTCCCGACCGTTCCCCAAGTTCAGCAGGTCGTCGCGGCCCTTCGGGCCGAGAAGGCCTTCGGTTTCATCGAAACCTTCGAGACACTCCTTCGCACCTGGAACATCGAGGGACGCAGCGTCCGTCCCGACCATCGGATGGTGGCGCATTCGGCCTTCCTCACCGTCGCGCGTCGGATCATCCCGCAGGAAACAAACTGA
- a CDS encoding TIGR00269 family protein, whose protein sequence is MRCRRCGDKAVLKIPRHNTAVCVACLNHYVLEQVKRAIHDHKMFDPGDRILVAVSGGKDSLSLWDVLMRLGYETAGLHIQQGIGHYSEESHRKTAAFARSRAVELIVHSLQEEEGAGVLELAELTNRSACSACGVMKRYNFNRIAHDRGFDVLATGHNLDDEASRLLGNILRWQEDYLAKQAPALSATHEKLVKKVKPLYRLAEREITAYAVVNRIDYVIEECPMSVGSKMLVNKEVLNRLEADAPGTKHAFYFGFLERQKAEDLSGADEKIQSCARCGQPTTAAVCSYCRILEKVKTAP, encoded by the coding sequence ATGCGTTGTCGGCGGTGCGGTGACAAAGCGGTATTGAAGATACCCCGGCACAACACGGCGGTTTGCGTCGCCTGCCTGAACCATTATGTCCTCGAGCAAGTCAAGCGGGCGATCCATGACCACAAGATGTTCGACCCGGGCGACCGGATTCTCGTCGCCGTCTCGGGCGGCAAGGACAGCTTGTCGCTTTGGGACGTCCTGATGCGGCTGGGTTATGAGACGGCCGGGCTGCATATCCAGCAGGGGATCGGGCATTATTCCGAGGAGTCCCACCGAAAAACGGCCGCCTTCGCCCGGTCCCGCGCCGTTGAATTGATCGTTCATTCCCTCCAAGAAGAAGAGGGCGCCGGCGTGTTGGAACTCGCCGAGTTGACGAACCGGAGCGCCTGCTCCGCCTGCGGGGTCATGAAGCGGTACAATTTCAACCGCATCGCGCATGACCGCGGGTTTGACGTTCTTGCGACGGGCCATAATTTGGATGACGAGGCTTCCCGTCTCTTGGGGAACATCCTTCGCTGGCAGGAGGATTACCTCGCCAAACAAGCTCCGGCGCTTTCAGCCACGCACGAAAAACTGGTCAAGAAGGTCAAGCCGCTCTACCGTCTCGCCGAGCGCGAGATCACGGCCTATGCCGTCGTGAACAGGATCGACTACGTCATCGAGGAATGCCCGATGAGCGTCGGCTCCAAGATGCTCGTGAACAAGGAGGTTTTAAACCGGCTCGAGGCGGACGCGCCCGGGACGAAGCACGCCTTCTATTTCGGTTTTCTGGAGCGACAAAAAGCCGAAGATCTTTCCGGCGCCGATGAAAAGATTCAATCCTGCGCGCGCTGCGGCCAACCCACCACGGCGGCGGTCTGCTCCTACTGCCGGATTCTTGAAAAGGTCAAGACCGCGCCATGA
- a CDS encoding MoaD/ThiS family protein, producing MRVVLQHPRRETEVRGAKTVGQLLKKLDLLPEAVLVIRRDELMTEDEALGEDDTIEIRPVISGGDLDALSAVR from the coding sequence ATGCGTGTTGTTCTGCAACATCCGAGACGCGAAACCGAGGTCCGGGGAGCCAAGACCGTCGGCCAGCTCTTGAAAAAATTGGATCTTCTCCCGGAAGCCGTGTTGGTCATCCGGAGGGACGAGCTGATGACGGAGGATGAGGCGCTGGGGGAAGACGATACGATCGAGATACGGCCGGTGATTTCGGGAGGAGACCTGGATGCGTTGTCGGCGGTGCGGTGA
- a CDS encoding phosphotransferase: MPDRETVLTILKTKLGHDTASNFAINALPGDASNRSYYRLRYTNRGRPDTMILMELAEPEAFKKSEEAVSASTIRIDEIPYINILRHLARSDIAVPKLFYYDSKAGLLFLEDLGDQTLEKELNARTAEEIQQYYRLAIDELLKIQGPATRDHDRNCMAFARAFDVPLLMWEFDHFLEYGIEARTGTSIHPGDRETMRGEFLKISETLAKEPRFITHRDYHSRNLMVHRDRIRLLDFQDALMGPSVYDLASLLRDSYAVLPERMLDDLIDYYLEQRPKWIGEGPEKQDWKLFRKRFDLMSIQRNLKAAGRFVYIDVVKKKAHLLPYIPQTLAYVRHNLNRYEELKTLKDVLQPYVVEFQ, translated from the coding sequence ATGCCGGACCGTGAGACCGTTCTGACCATCCTAAAAACAAAACTGGGCCATGACACCGCTTCGAACTTTGCGATCAACGCGCTCCCAGGGGACGCCTCGAACCGGTCCTACTACCGCCTTCGGTACACGAATCGGGGCCGGCCGGACACGATGATCCTCATGGAACTGGCCGAACCGGAGGCGTTTAAAAAATCGGAAGAAGCCGTTTCGGCATCAACGATCCGGATCGATGAAATCCCGTATATCAACATTCTCCGTCATCTGGCCCGCTCGGACATCGCCGTCCCGAAACTCTTTTATTACGACTCGAAGGCCGGCCTTCTTTTTCTGGAAGACCTGGGCGACCAAACACTGGAGAAGGAGCTGAACGCCCGCACGGCGGAGGAAATTCAACAATACTACCGCCTCGCGATTGATGAACTGTTGAAGATTCAGGGCCCGGCGACTCGGGATCATGACCGAAACTGCATGGCCTTTGCCCGCGCCTTTGACGTGCCTCTCCTCATGTGGGAATTCGATCATTTCCTGGAGTATGGAATCGAGGCCCGAACCGGGACCTCGATCCACCCGGGGGACCGGGAAACGATGCGCGGGGAGTTTTTAAAGATCAGCGAAACATTGGCCAAGGAGCCCCGATTCATCACGCACCGGGACTACCATAGCCGCAATCTGATGGTTCACCGGGATCGCATCCGGTTGCTGGATTTTCAGGACGCCCTGATGGGCCCGTCTGTCTATGACCTGGCCTCTCTGTTAAGGGATTCTTACGCCGTTCTTCCGGAACGGATGCTGGACGACCTGATCGACTATTACCTTGAGCAGCGGCCGAAGTGGATCGGCGAGGGTCCGGAAAAACAGGATTGGAAGCTTTTTCGGAAGCGCTTCGATCTCATGAGCATTCAGCGGAACCTGAAAGCGGCCGGACGGTTTGTCTACATCGATGTCGTGAAAAAAAAGGCGCATCTTCTTCCTTACATTCCGCAGACGCTGGCCTATGTCCGACACAACCTGAATCGATACGAGGAGTTAAAAACGCTGAAGGATGTCCTTCAACCTTACGTGGTGGAATTTCAATAA
- a CDS encoding NDP-sugar synthase produces MQAMILAAGLGTRLRPLTNHLPKPLLPLDEKPLIEYTLHLLRQYGLTDVIINLHYHGDKIMRALGNGSRWGMKIRYSEEPQILGTGGGIKKMARFLSNEPFLVINSDILVEIRLDRVIEFHRRENAAATLVLREDPEVDSWGAVGIDPHNRIRQLLGKPEWTGKTLSKRMFAGIHIMDPRVLSYIPDQGFSTIIDAYGKMLEKGEPLLGHVFEDYWMDIGTPERYRHAQDDLKAGRLRLSYMQEG; encoded by the coding sequence ATGCAAGCAATGATCCTGGCCGCCGGCCTGGGCACCCGTCTCAGGCCGTTAACAAACCATCTTCCGAAACCGCTCCTGCCGCTCGATGAAAAACCCTTGATCGAGTACACGTTGCACCTGCTCCGGCAATATGGATTGACGGATGTCATCATCAACCTGCATTACCACGGGGATAAGATCATGCGCGCGCTCGGAAACGGTTCCCGGTGGGGGATGAAGATCCGTTATTCCGAAGAACCGCAGATCCTGGGAACCGGCGGCGGAATCAAAAAGATGGCCCGTTTCTTATCCAACGAACCGTTTCTTGTGATTAACAGCGACATCCTGGTGGAGATCCGACTGGATCGGGTGATCGAATTTCATCGACGCGAGAACGCCGCGGCCACACTGGTCCTGCGGGAAGATCCGGAAGTCGATTCATGGGGAGCGGTCGGGATCGACCCCCATAACCGGATCCGTCAGTTGCTGGGCAAACCGGAATGGACGGGAAAGACCCTCTCAAAAAGGATGTTTGCCGGGATCCATATCATGGATCCCCGCGTGCTTTCCTACATCCCCGATCAAGGTTTCTCCACCATCATCGATGCGTATGGGAAAATGCTCGAAAAGGGGGAGCCGCTTCTGGGCCACGTGTTTGAGGATTATTGGATGGATATCGGGACCCCGGAACGGTATCGTCATGCGCAGGATGATCTAAAAGCGGGTAGGTTGCGATTGTCTTACATGCAGGAGGGTTAA
- a CDS encoding diguanylate cyclase: MSKAKILVIEDNPLQAKQTQAVVESAGYEVILAENGGTGFRLAKTQPIDLVLLDVVLPDFSGAQICQWLKRDEATRSIPVIMLTSKNSVEDKVAGLQIGADDYVPKPFSDKELLARVQVCLRTKMREDELRGVKDQLENQLKDVELKAITDAGTGLFNRRHFYELLDKEFSRAKRFNEPLSCLMLDIDHFKEINDTYGHPIGDKVLSEIGGILKQSVRLIEVAARYGGEEFVLLLPKTSSREAVKPATRILESISSLRFQGFPPDRIITVSIGISGLPDPLIAIKDDIVRCADFALYKAKRGGRNRIELSNGEELNKGKI, from the coding sequence ATGTCCAAGGCAAAAATACTTGTAATCGAGGATAATCCACTCCAGGCCAAACAGACCCAAGCCGTTGTGGAGTCGGCAGGCTACGAAGTCATCCTGGCCGAGAACGGAGGCACCGGTTTCCGGTTGGCCAAGACACAGCCCATTGATCTTGTATTGTTGGACGTCGTCCTCCCCGATTTTTCCGGAGCCCAGATCTGCCAGTGGTTGAAACGGGACGAAGCCACCCGCTCGATTCCCGTCATCATGCTGACCTCCAAAAATTCGGTGGAAGACAAAGTGGCCGGTTTGCAAATCGGCGCGGATGATTACGTTCCCAAGCCGTTCAGCGATAAAGAATTGTTGGCCCGCGTTCAGGTCTGTCTTCGAACCAAGATGCGGGAGGACGAGCTTCGAGGGGTGAAAGATCAGCTCGAAAATCAATTGAAGGACGTTGAACTGAAGGCCATTACGGACGCCGGCACCGGTCTTTTCAATCGGCGTCATTTTTATGAGCTGCTGGATAAGGAGTTCTCACGCGCCAAGCGGTTTAACGAACCCCTGAGTTGTCTCATGCTGGATATCGACCATTTTAAAGAGATCAACGATACCTACGGCCATCCGATCGGGGACAAAGTCTTGTCCGAAATCGGGGGTATTTTAAAACAGAGTGTTCGATTGATCGAGGTGGCGGCCCGGTACGGGGGCGAGGAGTTCGTCCTCCTGCTTCCCAAGACCAGTTCGCGTGAGGCGGTGAAACCGGCCACGCGGATCCTTGAAAGCATCTCCTCTCTCCGTTTCCAGGGATTTCCACCGGACCGGATCATCACGGTCAGCATCGGGATCTCCGGTCTTCCCGATCCCCTGATCGCCATCAAAGATGATATTGTCCGATGCGCCGATTTTGCTCTCTATAAGGCCAAACGGGGCGGAAGAAACCGAATCGAATTGAGCAACGGAGAAGAGTTGAACAAGGGGAAGATTTAA
- a CDS encoding DUF302 domain-containing protein, with protein MKTKPRYGYSKTLNDSYEDALVKVTEELKKEGFGVITEIDVKETLKKKLGVDFKKYKILGACNPSMAYRALSQETELGLFLPCNVIVYENTQGKTVVSAIDPIVALSRIDNPQLEPIAKEISARLQQVIASI; from the coding sequence ATGAAGACGAAACCTCGATACGGCTATTCAAAAACATTGAACGATTCCTACGAAGACGCCCTCGTGAAGGTTACGGAGGAGCTTAAAAAAGAAGGTTTTGGAGTGATTACGGAAATTGATGTGAAGGAAACCCTCAAAAAAAAGTTGGGCGTAGATTTTAAAAAGTACAAGATTTTGGGAGCCTGCAATCCGAGCATGGCGTATCGGGCTCTGAGCCAAGAAACCGAACTCGGACTGTTTTTGCCCTGCAACGTGATTGTTTACGAAAACACTCAGGGGAAGACGGTTGTATCGGCGATCGATCCAATCGTCGCGCTCAGCCGGATCGATAATCCTCAATTGGAGCCGATCGCCAAGGAAATTTCGGCGCGCCTTCAGCAAGTGATCGCGTCGATTTAA
- a CDS encoding gamma carbonic anhydrase family protein, whose product MPSAKKGQKLFPSGPARSKIDPSVFIAETATVIGDVSIGKSSSVWFSAVVRGDIAPIVVGEETNIQDGAVLHVGHGFPCVIGSRVTIGHGAMVHGATVKDGALIGIGAIVLNGAVVGEKALIGAGAVVTENTVIPPGMMVTGVPGRPVKPVRPEQRNYIRRAAYNYVRYAQDYKRFPQKAAGRAKRKTARNIIRRKS is encoded by the coding sequence GTGCCGTCCGCTAAAAAAGGGCAGAAGCTATTTCCATCCGGCCCGGCCCGGTCTAAAATCGATCCCTCGGTCTTCATCGCGGAAACGGCCACGGTGATCGGCGACGTCTCGATCGGGAAGTCCTCCAGCGTTTGGTTTTCGGCCGTGGTTCGCGGTGACATCGCTCCGATCGTTGTCGGAGAGGAGACCAATATCCAGGACGGGGCGGTTCTTCATGTCGGACACGGATTTCCGTGTGTCATCGGAAGCCGTGTCACGATCGGTCACGGGGCGATGGTGCACGGGGCCACCGTCAAGGACGGGGCGCTGATCGGCATCGGCGCGATCGTCTTGAACGGTGCGGTCGTCGGCGAGAAAGCGCTGATCGGCGCCGGGGCGGTCGTGACCGAAAATACGGTGATTCCACCGGGCATGATGGTCACCGGAGTTCCCGGCCGGCCGGTCAAGCCCGTGCGTCCTGAACAACGCAATTACATTCGGCGCGCCGCGTACAACTATGTTCGGTATGCACAAGACTATAAGCGGTTCCCTCAAAAAGCCGCCGGAAGGGCGAAACGGAAGACGGCGCGTAATATTATAAGGAGAAAATCATGA